A region of Pyxidicoccus parkwaysis DNA encodes the following proteins:
- a CDS encoding glycoside hydrolase family 15 protein, translated as MRRIADYALLGDCHSAALVGRDGSIDWACFPRFDSPAVFCRILDIRRGGSFGVAPEGNFRSTRAYLEDTNVLVTNFHTPRGVLEVVDCMPVFPGGGSRGTHVGTRHSLLRRIRCLAGEVMVRVVLTPRFEYGSFVPRTRLTSWRTAEVVGGADALWVTTTHPLVARADALRARWKLRAGEEAWVEAAWTPSFVERSPADAPDRAVFRQRLEDTLTFWRTWVARCAYTGEHARAVRRSALTLKALTYAPTGALVAAPTTSLPEEPGGVRNWDYRFTWLRDTSLTLISLLVMGYRDEADAFRHWLRRTSAGRAADVQIMYGIQGHRLLPEVELTHLAGHGGARPVRIGNGAVKQLQLDVPGEFLEAAWLYARAGGPVSKTNWTFLSGLAEEVCQHWRLPDQGLWEMRDSPRHFVHSKLLCWVALDRALRLARARGLPAPLSRWARERAALRRFLLECAEGGWFPQARGSDAADASTLLVPALGFLPVAHPLVRRTVEVVRERLESDGLLYRYHTPDGLQGGEGMFLLCSFWLVDLLAHAGRRDEAEAVLARLLRLGNDVGLFAEESVPGTGEALGNFPQAFTHMALVSSCAQLSCLSTALRRPSPDEAYDFASFALEQLLARRPLRTERAASAVPGFLSGFMQDAGAPD; from the coding sequence ATGCGCCGCATCGCCGACTACGCGCTCCTGGGGGACTGTCACTCCGCCGCGCTCGTGGGCAGGGACGGCTCCATCGACTGGGCCTGCTTCCCCCGCTTCGACTCGCCCGCGGTCTTCTGCCGCATCCTCGACATCCGCCGGGGCGGCAGCTTCGGCGTCGCGCCCGAGGGGAACTTCCGCTCCACACGCGCATACCTGGAGGACACCAACGTCCTCGTGACGAACTTCCACACGCCGCGCGGCGTGCTCGAGGTCGTGGACTGCATGCCCGTCTTCCCCGGTGGCGGCTCGCGCGGCACGCACGTGGGCACGCGCCACTCGCTGCTGCGGCGCATCCGGTGTCTCGCCGGCGAGGTCATGGTCCGCGTGGTGCTCACCCCGCGCTTCGAGTACGGCTCCTTCGTCCCGCGCACGCGCCTCACTTCGTGGCGCACCGCCGAAGTCGTGGGCGGCGCGGACGCGCTCTGGGTGACGACGACGCACCCGCTGGTGGCCCGCGCGGACGCGCTGCGCGCGCGGTGGAAGCTGCGCGCCGGAGAGGAGGCCTGGGTGGAGGCGGCATGGACGCCGTCATTCGTCGAGCGCTCCCCCGCGGACGCGCCGGACCGCGCCGTCTTCCGCCAGCGATTGGAGGACACGCTCACCTTCTGGCGCACGTGGGTGGCCCGCTGCGCGTACACCGGCGAGCACGCGCGCGCGGTGCGGCGCTCGGCGCTCACGCTCAAGGCGCTCACGTATGCGCCCACCGGCGCGCTGGTGGCCGCGCCCACCACGTCGCTGCCCGAGGAGCCCGGCGGCGTGCGCAACTGGGACTACCGCTTCACCTGGCTGCGGGACACCTCGCTCACGCTCATCTCGCTCCTGGTGATGGGCTACCGCGACGAGGCGGACGCCTTCCGCCACTGGCTGCGGCGCACCAGCGCGGGCCGCGCGGCGGACGTGCAAATCATGTACGGCATCCAGGGGCACCGCCTGCTGCCGGAAGTCGAGCTGACGCACCTCGCGGGCCACGGCGGCGCGCGTCCGGTGCGCATCGGCAATGGCGCGGTGAAGCAGCTCCAGCTCGACGTGCCCGGTGAGTTCCTGGAGGCCGCGTGGCTGTACGCGCGCGCGGGCGGGCCGGTGTCGAAGACGAACTGGACCTTCCTGTCCGGGCTGGCGGAGGAGGTGTGCCAGCACTGGCGCCTGCCGGACCAGGGACTGTGGGAGATGCGAGACTCGCCCCGGCACTTCGTCCACTCGAAGCTGCTGTGCTGGGTTGCGCTGGACAGGGCGCTGCGGCTGGCTCGCGCGAGGGGACTGCCGGCGCCGCTGTCACGCTGGGCCCGGGAGCGCGCGGCGCTGAGGCGCTTCCTGCTGGAGTGCGCGGAGGGCGGCTGGTTTCCGCAGGCGCGAGGCTCGGACGCGGCGGATGCGTCCACGCTGCTGGTGCCGGCGCTGGGCTTTCTGCCCGTGGCGCACCCGCTGGTGCGGCGCACGGTGGAGGTGGTGCGCGAGCGGCTGGAGTCCGACGGGCTGCTGTACCGCTACCACACGCCGGACGGGCTCCAGGGCGGGGAGGGGATGTTCCTCCTGTGCTCGTTCTGGCTGGTGGACCTGCTGGCGCACGCGGGCCGGCGCGACGAGGCGGAGGCGGTGCTCGCGCGGCTGCTGCGGCTGGGCAACGACGTGGGGCTCTTCGCGGAGGAGTCCGTGCCCGGCACCGGCGAGGCGCTGGGCAACTTCCCCCAGGCCTTCACGCACATGGCCCTGGTGTCCTCGTGCGCGCAGCTCTCCTGCCTCTCCACCGCCCTCCGGCGTCCCTCTCCGGACGAGGCGTACGACTTCGCCAGCTTCGCGTTGGAGCAGTTGCTCGCGCGCAGGCCTCTCCGCACGGAGCGGGCGGCCAGCGCCGTCCCGGGCTTCCTGTCGGGTTTCATGCAGGACGCGGGGGCTCCGGACTGA
- a CDS encoding alkaline phosphatase PhoX → MHRRHFLRFTALGGGALALGSLGFWRNVYATPPRPASGPGPYGLMASAPDANGLLLPRGFTSRVIARSGDVVPGSQHPWHMAPDGGACFRMPDGGWVYASNSETSPDGGVSAVRFSPRGEVKDAYRILSGTDVNCAGGPTPWGTWLSCEEHPRGHVWECDPSRPGQGVKRPALGTFTHEAVAVDPVGRRLYLTEDTSDGRFYRFTPAKWPSLDSGTLEAARVVGDVFQGAKVDWVPVSPEAPASEQPAASESTVFRGGEGCWYDGGVVYFTTKRDNRVWALTLVSGRLEVLYDAARYPGSPLMGVDNVTVSRAREVFVCEDGDDMQLCLLTPDRKVTPFLQVVGHPSSELAGAAFSPDGRRLYLSSQRGIDGRGITFEVTGPFRSQAA, encoded by the coding sequence ATGCATCGCCGTCACTTCCTCCGCTTCACCGCCCTCGGAGGCGGCGCGCTCGCCCTGGGCAGCCTCGGCTTCTGGCGGAACGTCTACGCCACGCCGCCTCGGCCCGCGAGCGGCCCCGGTCCCTATGGCCTGATGGCGAGCGCTCCGGATGCGAATGGACTGCTGCTGCCTCGCGGCTTCACGTCGCGCGTCATCGCTCGCAGCGGAGACGTGGTGCCGGGCTCGCAGCACCCGTGGCACATGGCTCCGGACGGCGGTGCCTGCTTCCGCATGCCGGATGGCGGCTGGGTGTACGCGTCCAACAGCGAGACCTCTCCCGACGGCGGCGTGTCCGCGGTGCGCTTCAGCCCGCGCGGCGAGGTGAAGGACGCCTACCGAATCCTCTCCGGCACGGACGTCAACTGCGCCGGAGGTCCCACGCCCTGGGGCACGTGGCTGTCGTGCGAGGAGCACCCGCGCGGCCACGTCTGGGAGTGCGACCCGTCCCGCCCCGGGCAAGGTGTGAAGCGGCCGGCGCTCGGCACCTTCACGCACGAGGCCGTGGCGGTGGACCCGGTGGGCCGACGCCTGTACCTCACCGAGGACACGTCGGACGGGCGTTTCTACCGCTTCACTCCGGCAAAGTGGCCATCGCTGGACTCGGGCACGCTGGAGGCCGCGCGCGTCGTCGGAGATGTCTTCCAGGGCGCGAAGGTAGACTGGGTGCCCGTGTCACCTGAGGCCCCCGCGTCCGAGCAGCCCGCCGCGAGCGAGTCGACGGTATTCCGCGGCGGCGAGGGGTGCTGGTACGACGGCGGCGTCGTCTACTTCACCACCAAGCGGGACAACCGCGTCTGGGCGCTCACGCTCGTCAGCGGGCGGCTGGAGGTGCTGTACGACGCAGCCCGGTACCCGGGCTCGCCGCTGATGGGCGTGGACAACGTCACCGTGTCGCGCGCCCGCGAGGTGTTCGTCTGCGAGGACGGGGACGACATGCAGTTGTGCCTGCTCACGCCGGACCGGAAGGTGACGCCGTTCCTCCAGGTCGTGGGGCACCCGAGCTCGGAGTTGGCGGGCGCGGCCTTCAGCCCGGATGGACGGCGCCTGTACCTCAGCTCGCAGCGGGGCATCGACGGGCGCGGCATCACGTTCGAGGTGACGGGGCCGTTCCGCTCGCAGGCGGCGTGA
- a CDS encoding c-type cytochrome — MRRARLAVLTALALLASACNGDNEPVPAAEYGERLFSDAKLSESQFNSFSCATCHSTTPTAPAERMDAGYTLYDSAFRKRWWGGYETRLLDAVNFCYVNFMRGVEPLSEDSPQSRALYEYLVSISPNQDAQPLPMTVVKNAADVPRGDRTRGQEVYRAACQNCHGELHTGAGRLTESASLLPEVTEDYDRVFPGVPHSLVVIEKVRHGQFFRVGGNMPPYSVEALSDADLGALLTYLDL; from the coding sequence ATGAGGCGCGCACGGTTGGCTGTGCTCACGGCGTTGGCGCTGCTCGCGTCTGCCTGCAACGGCGACAACGAACCGGTGCCCGCGGCGGAGTACGGCGAGCGGCTGTTCAGCGACGCGAAGCTCTCGGAGAGCCAGTTCAACAGCTTCTCGTGCGCCACGTGCCACTCGACGACGCCCACCGCTCCGGCGGAACGGATGGACGCGGGGTACACGCTGTATGACTCGGCCTTCCGCAAGCGCTGGTGGGGCGGTTACGAGACGCGCCTGCTCGACGCGGTGAACTTCTGCTACGTCAACTTCATGCGCGGCGTGGAGCCGCTGTCCGAGGACTCGCCGCAGAGCCGCGCGCTCTACGAGTACCTCGTGAGCATCAGCCCCAATCAGGACGCGCAGCCTCTGCCCATGACGGTGGTGAAGAACGCCGCTGACGTGCCGCGTGGAGACCGGACGCGTGGACAGGAGGTCTACCGCGCCGCCTGTCAGAACTGCCACGGCGAGCTGCACACGGGCGCGGGCCGGCTGACGGAGTCTGCATCGCTGCTGCCCGAGGTGACGGAGGACTACGACCGGGTGTTCCCCGGCGTGCCCCATTCGCTGGTGGTCATCGAGAAGGTGCGGCACGGACAGTTCTTCCGCGTCGGCGGCAACATGCCGCCCTACAGCGTGGAGGCCCTGTCCGACGCGGACCTGGGCGCGCTGCTCACGTATCTCGACCTGTGA
- a CDS encoding DUF1444 family protein, whose amino-acid sequence MGFWDWLFGRKAPATKPSVPPPATQAAAPSVDPREYLLKQVETILRGEPGVEKVERHPELYGLQFTRDGRQGSVFLDNLYADTRDVPPEARPQIIQRFLKSLRQEGPDSHPWEDARQRLLPVLRASTFGMSQLGQLEADRELVGRRTVPYLLELLVLDLPESAMFVQRRHLQSWGVSEDEAFAAAHENLGQLPLDGVDLYDREPSPIWSIDSGDTYETSRLLYSGLLASFAERVEGRPIAILPERSTVLIAGDANPATVARLCESGEREYEAATRRLTPALYTVDDAGRMVPYLRPGDDSLAQRVRLAHVRLALSEYAAQKEALDKVHETKGVDVFVATLSAVARKKDQRPITWCVWSHDVDALLPRADVVAVHLGSEDVFMVPWEDVERLAPGCLTLAPETWPPRHRTTTRPTPEMMERLRAARVELEDYAGT is encoded by the coding sequence ATGGGGTTCTGGGACTGGCTGTTCGGACGGAAGGCACCGGCGACGAAGCCTTCCGTCCCGCCCCCTGCAACGCAGGCCGCGGCGCCAAGCGTGGACCCGCGCGAATACCTCCTGAAGCAGGTGGAGACCATCCTGCGCGGCGAGCCCGGCGTGGAGAAGGTGGAGCGCCACCCAGAGCTGTATGGCCTCCAGTTCACCCGCGACGGGCGCCAGGGCAGCGTGTTCCTCGACAACCTCTACGCGGACACCCGCGACGTGCCCCCCGAGGCGCGCCCCCAAATCATCCAGCGCTTCCTCAAGTCGCTCCGGCAGGAGGGCCCGGACTCACACCCCTGGGAGGACGCACGGCAGCGCCTGTTGCCCGTGCTGCGCGCGTCCACCTTCGGCATGTCGCAGCTCGGACAGCTCGAGGCGGACCGGGAGCTGGTGGGCCGGCGCACGGTGCCCTACCTGTTGGAGCTGCTGGTGCTGGACCTGCCGGAGTCCGCCATGTTCGTGCAGCGGCGGCACCTCCAGAGCTGGGGCGTGAGCGAGGACGAGGCCTTCGCAGCGGCACACGAGAACCTCGGCCAGCTCCCGCTGGACGGCGTGGACTTGTATGACCGCGAGCCGAGCCCCATCTGGTCCATCGACTCGGGCGATACGTATGAGACGTCGCGCCTGCTGTACTCGGGCCTCCTCGCGTCCTTCGCGGAGAGGGTGGAGGGCCGGCCCATCGCCATCCTCCCGGAGCGCTCCACGGTGCTCATCGCTGGTGACGCGAATCCCGCCACCGTGGCCCGCCTGTGCGAGAGCGGCGAGCGTGAGTACGAGGCCGCCACGCGCCGCCTCACTCCCGCGCTCTACACGGTGGACGACGCGGGCCGCATGGTGCCGTACCTGCGCCCCGGAGACGACTCGCTCGCGCAGCGCGTGCGGCTGGCGCACGTGCGGCTCGCCCTGTCCGAGTACGCCGCGCAGAAGGAGGCGCTCGACAAGGTGCACGAGACGAAGGGCGTGGACGTCTTCGTCGCCACGCTGTCCGCCGTCGCGCGGAAGAAGGACCAGCGCCCGATTACCTGGTGCGTCTGGAGCCATGACGTGGACGCGCTGCTGCCGCGCGCGGACGTGGTGGCGGTGCACCTGGGCAGCGAGGATGTCTTCATGGTGCCGTGGGAGGACGTGGAGCGGCTGGCGCCCGGGTGTCTCACGCTGGCGCCGGAGACGTGGCCACCGCGCCACCGCACCACCACGAGGCCCACGCCGGAGATGATGGAGCGGCTGCGCGCCGCGCGGGTGGAGCTGGAGGACTACGCCGGCACCTGA
- a CDS encoding YncE family protein, translating to MSAARRWLPALALALTACSEDPDLGDARTPPAEIDYAHPDPWAEGTVVPPPGPGGRILITNSLDDTLSLIELNTVGTPDFKELARVPVGLNPVELEGPHHTAVAPDGSAYYVGISNYVPGGGSGPHGTHGTGSEDGYCLKLDARDNRLLGSVRVDPNPGDIIVSKDGRTLYQTHFDTLKITEVARRGGAQKDMYARLAIIDEATMTRKSMVDVCPAPHAVRLSSDERTAYVACWSDQVAIVDLTTSPPDVKLVGVAASIGTAVSPRHEPYALTLSPTTGEAWVSSMASRQVQVLNPTTRTMDATRTVTGLRGAPMFGAFSSDGRTLYMPYQGADALAVIDPVTGTVQGEVDLASAGCLNVHQITLTPDEKYGLVVCEGDHQGPGTLHAVDLTERTVVGTVRVGIFPDSVSILRGQP from the coding sequence ATGAGCGCGGCACGCCGGTGGTTGCCGGCGCTCGCGCTCGCGCTGACGGCGTGCAGCGAGGACCCGGACCTGGGGGATGCCCGCACGCCCCCGGCTGAAATCGACTACGCGCACCCGGACCCGTGGGCGGAAGGAACCGTCGTTCCACCGCCCGGGCCCGGCGGGCGCATCCTCATCACCAACAGCCTCGATGACACGCTGAGCCTCATCGAACTGAACACCGTGGGCACGCCCGACTTCAAGGAACTGGCGCGCGTGCCGGTGGGGCTCAACCCGGTGGAATTGGAGGGGCCGCACCACACGGCGGTGGCTCCGGATGGCTCGGCCTATTACGTCGGCATCTCCAACTACGTGCCCGGCGGCGGCTCGGGGCCGCATGGCACGCACGGCACGGGTTCGGAGGATGGCTACTGCCTCAAGCTGGATGCGCGCGACAACCGGCTGCTGGGCTCCGTGCGCGTGGACCCGAATCCCGGGGACATCATCGTCAGCAAGGACGGGCGCACGCTGTACCAGACGCACTTCGACACCTTGAAGATTACCGAGGTGGCCCGGCGGGGCGGCGCCCAGAAGGACATGTACGCGCGGCTGGCCATCATCGACGAGGCCACCATGACGCGCAAAAGCATGGTGGACGTGTGCCCCGCGCCGCACGCGGTGCGCCTGTCCTCCGACGAGCGCACGGCCTACGTCGCGTGCTGGTCCGACCAGGTGGCGATTGTCGACCTCACCACCAGCCCGCCCGACGTGAAGCTGGTGGGTGTGGCGGCCAGCATCGGCACGGCGGTGAGCCCCCGGCATGAGCCGTATGCGCTCACGCTGTCGCCCACCACGGGCGAGGCGTGGGTCAGCTCCATGGCGAGCCGGCAGGTGCAGGTGCTCAACCCCACCACGCGCACCATGGACGCGACGCGCACGGTGACGGGGCTGCGTGGCGCTCCCATGTTCGGCGCCTTCTCATCCGACGGGCGCACGCTCTACATGCCGTACCAGGGCGCGGATGCGCTCGCGGTCATCGACCCGGTGACGGGCACCGTGCAGGGCGAGGTGGACCTCGCTTCGGCCGGGTGCCTCAACGTGCACCAAATCACGCTGACGCCGGACGAGAAGTACGGACTCGTGGTCTGCGAGGGTGACCATCAGGGCCCGGGCACGTTGCACGCGGTGGACCTCACCGAGCGCACCGTCGTGGGCACCGTGCGGGTGGGCATCTTCCCGGACTCGGTGAGCATCCTGCGGGGGCAGCCATGA
- a CDS encoding endonuclease V: MLACLDVDYRADLTVAACVLFRDWPDGAESSHRVDHGPPAAPYEPGQFYRRELPHLLRVLGMVQEPLEAIVVDGYVWLGEDRPGLGAHLYEALGRTVPVIGVAKTAYVTTGPALPVLRGQSLRPLFVTAVGIDTAKAADCVRRMHGPSRIPTLLNRVDRLCRES; the protein is encoded by the coding sequence ATGCTCGCCTGCCTGGATGTGGACTACCGCGCCGACCTCACCGTGGCCGCGTGTGTCCTATTCCGTGACTGGCCGGACGGCGCGGAGTCCTCGCACCGGGTGGACCACGGGCCTCCCGCCGCACCGTACGAGCCGGGCCAGTTCTACCGCCGTGAGTTGCCGCACCTGTTGCGCGTGCTCGGCATGGTGCAGGAGCCGCTGGAGGCCATCGTCGTCGACGGCTACGTGTGGCTGGGCGAGGACCGGCCCGGTCTGGGCGCGCACCTGTACGAGGCGCTGGGCCGCACGGTGCCCGTCATTGGCGTGGCGAAGACGGCGTACGTCACCACCGGCCCTGCGTTGCCCGTGCTGCGCGGCCAGAGCCTGCGTCCCCTCTTCGTCACCGCCGTCGGCATCGACACGGCGAAGGCGGCGGACTGCGTGCGGCGCATGCACGGGCCCTCGCGCATCCCCACCCTGCTGAACCGGGTGGACCGACTGTGCCGCGAGTCGTGA
- a CDS encoding NmrA/HSCARG family protein, whose amino-acid sequence MPMSFFRSVLVTGATGRQGGAVARQLLKRGHRVTAFVRNPDSPASEELRTLGAELAVGDFDNVDAIALAAQGMDAMYAMATPFEGGVDTEVRHGLNLADAARLAGVRHYVYSSVAGADRRTGIPHFDSKHRVELHVQRSGLPYTILGPTFFMENFTSPMFEKGLKAGVLAMGLPPTHGLQMVALDDLAAFTVRVLEEPDRFLEQRVDVASDEVTGQQAAGLLSMVSGHRIHYEQLPLDYLRERSEDLAAMWEWLDRVGYHADILTLRASFPEVRWHTFEDWARGQDWSALTSPAWPHAAAEPAPSTSH is encoded by the coding sequence ATGCCCATGTCCTTCTTCCGCTCCGTGCTCGTCACCGGTGCCACCGGCCGGCAGGGCGGCGCCGTGGCCCGCCAGCTCCTGAAGCGCGGCCACCGGGTCACCGCCTTCGTCCGGAACCCCGACTCGCCCGCCTCCGAGGAACTGCGGACGCTGGGCGCCGAGCTCGCCGTGGGGGACTTCGACAACGTGGATGCGATTGCGCTCGCCGCGCAGGGCATGGACGCCATGTACGCCATGGCCACGCCCTTCGAGGGCGGCGTGGACACGGAAGTCCGCCACGGCCTCAACCTGGCGGACGCGGCGCGGCTGGCGGGCGTGCGGCACTACGTCTACTCATCGGTGGCCGGCGCGGACCGCCGCACGGGCATCCCCCACTTCGACAGCAAGCACCGCGTGGAGCTGCACGTGCAGCGCAGCGGCCTGCCGTACACCATCCTGGGGCCCACCTTCTTCATGGAGAACTTCACCAGCCCCATGTTCGAGAAGGGGCTGAAGGCGGGCGTGCTCGCCATGGGCCTGCCGCCCACGCACGGCCTGCAGATGGTGGCGCTGGACGACCTGGCCGCCTTCACCGTGCGCGTGCTGGAGGAGCCGGACCGCTTCCTCGAGCAGCGCGTGGACGTCGCCTCGGACGAGGTGACGGGCCAGCAGGCCGCGGGACTCCTGTCCATGGTGAGCGGCCACCGCATCCACTACGAGCAGCTCCCGCTGGACTACCTGCGCGAGCGCAGCGAGGACCTCGCGGCCATGTGGGAATGGTTGGACAGGGTGGGCTACCACGCGGACATCCTCACGCTGCGGGCCTCGTTCCCCGAGGTGCGCTGGCACACCTTCGAGGACTGGGCGCGCGGGCAGGACTGGAGCGCGCTCACCTCGCCCGCCTGGCCCCACGCGGCCGCGGAGCCCGCGCCTTCCACCAGCCACTGA
- a CDS encoding DUF2203 domain-containing protein, with translation MRYFSVEEANRLVPLLTRTFERVRPWVERAQQLADTLVSGEGIPGVQLDTLREERDVLLERIRGELHQLTEMGLEIKGADGLVDFRAHRGDDPVFLCWRFGEPAVTHWHELQDGFAGRRPIDSPDDFAPTWLS, from the coding sequence ATGCGCTACTTCAGCGTGGAAGAGGCCAACCGGCTGGTGCCGCTGCTGACCCGCACCTTCGAGCGCGTCCGCCCCTGGGTGGAGCGAGCACAGCAGCTCGCGGACACCCTCGTCTCCGGCGAGGGCATCCCCGGCGTCCAGCTCGACACGCTGCGCGAGGAGCGCGACGTCCTGCTGGAGCGCATCCGTGGCGAGCTGCACCAGCTCACGGAGATGGGCCTCGAAATCAAGGGCGCCGACGGGCTCGTGGACTTCCGCGCGCACCGGGGCGACGACCCGGTGTTCCTCTGCTGGCGCTTCGGCGAGCCCGCCGTCACCCACTGGCACGAGCTGCAGGACGGCTTCGCCGGACGGCGCCCCATCGACAGCCCGGACGACTTCGCGCCCACGTGGCTGAGCTGA
- a CDS encoding WD40/YVTN/BNR-like repeat-containing protein — protein MISRNTVASAIALLTLGTGAVAHAHAGLPETSNVTLRRGHPEDFFVGATFGAVISRDSGQSWRWICPDAMGYGGWRPESFLWREAGDIVAATGSALLRSADNGCSWSTHPYFKATWVTGLAAHPTDDNILYAVTGRPTTPNGVYRSRNGGETWEATPLLRTGLNLNSVRVSPVDPRRVYASGDEGGKLLLFRSDDAGDTWEEMPQALPDLLRPYDLVLTAVDPARADVVWVRVSAQGYTHLMRSEDRGHTLVEVQALDDIFTNMDLSADGGTAWVGTLNSFFRGPSSGPLDKRPLPTGNACVLRTGDVLYACGSTWLHDWALARSRDEGDTWEPLFTLYQIKGPDQCPAGTPVRNICPGLWPQLADQLGAEVYPDGGVEEPPPPPPDAGSGSPDAGAGTTTPPPSKSGGCGAASGNAAPVLFLLSTLTLWRRGRRRSNR, from the coding sequence ATGATTTCGCGCAATACGGTTGCATCCGCCATCGCACTGCTGACGCTGGGCACCGGGGCGGTGGCCCACGCGCATGCGGGCCTGCCGGAGACGTCCAACGTCACCCTGCGCCGGGGGCACCCCGAGGACTTCTTCGTGGGCGCCACCTTCGGCGCGGTGATTTCGCGAGACAGCGGCCAGTCATGGCGGTGGATTTGTCCGGACGCCATGGGCTACGGCGGCTGGCGCCCGGAGTCCTTCCTGTGGCGCGAGGCCGGGGACATCGTCGCCGCCACCGGCAGCGCGCTGCTTCGCTCGGCCGACAACGGCTGCTCGTGGAGCACGCATCCGTACTTCAAGGCCACCTGGGTGACGGGGCTCGCCGCGCACCCCACGGACGACAACATCCTCTATGCCGTCACCGGCCGGCCCACGACGCCCAACGGCGTGTACCGCTCGCGCAACGGCGGCGAGACGTGGGAGGCCACGCCGCTCTTGCGCACCGGGCTCAACCTCAACTCCGTGCGCGTGTCACCGGTGGACCCGCGGCGCGTGTACGCGTCCGGTGACGAGGGCGGCAAGCTGCTCCTCTTCCGCAGCGACGACGCGGGCGACACGTGGGAGGAGATGCCCCAGGCGCTGCCGGACCTGCTGCGGCCCTACGATTTGGTGCTGACGGCGGTGGACCCCGCGCGGGCGGACGTGGTGTGGGTCCGCGTGTCCGCGCAGGGCTACACGCACCTGATGCGCAGCGAGGACCGGGGCCACACGCTGGTGGAGGTGCAGGCGCTGGACGACATCTTCACCAACATGGACCTGTCCGCCGACGGCGGCACCGCGTGGGTGGGCACCCTCAACTCCTTCTTCCGGGGCCCCAGCTCCGGTCCGCTCGACAAGCGGCCACTGCCCACCGGCAACGCATGCGTGCTGCGCACCGGCGACGTCCTCTACGCCTGCGGCTCCACGTGGCTGCACGACTGGGCCCTCGCGCGCAGCCGCGACGAGGGCGACACGTGGGAGCCGCTGTTCACCCTCTACCAAATCAAGGGCCCGGACCAGTGCCCCGCGGGCACTCCGGTGCGGAACATCTGCCCGGGCCTGTGGCCGCAGCTCGCGGACCAGCTCGGCGCGGAGGTGTACCCCGACGGCGGCGTGGAGGAGCCGCCTCCTCCGCCCCCGGACGCGGGCTCGGGCTCGCCCGATGCGGGTGCCGGGACGACGACACCGCCTCCCTCGAAGTCCGGTGGCTGTGGCGCGGCGTCCGGGAATGCGGCGCCCGTGCTGTTCCTTCTGTCGACCCTCACGCTGTGGCGCCGCGGCCGGCGGCGCTCGAACCGGTAG
- a CDS encoding YgaP-like transmembrane domain, with protein MVVGFLASRPGRWLRIVTGAGMVLGGLSSGTPRGAAVALAGLGPLLTGMFDVLPLAALFGLPIHGEALRRELGMTEETPLLDGLQRPATRTTPITIH; from the coding sequence ATGGTCGTCGGCTTCTTGGCGTCGCGGCCGGGGCGGTGGCTCCGCATCGTGACGGGCGCTGGGATGGTGCTGGGAGGACTGTCCTCGGGGACTCCGCGCGGCGCGGCCGTGGCGCTCGCGGGGCTGGGGCCGCTGCTCACCGGCATGTTTGACGTGTTACCCCTGGCCGCGCTCTTCGGCCTTCCGATACACGGCGAGGCGCTGCGCCGGGAGTTGGGCATGACGGAGGAGACGCCGCTATTGGACGGGCTCCAGCGCCCGGCTACGCGAACGACGCCCATCACGATTCACTGA